ACGAATGGTTTCAGCGCCGAAGTAACCCACCAACCCACCGGCAAAGCGCGGCAGGCGAGCATCGGGACGAACGCGGTACCGGGATGCAAATTCGCGGATTGCCGCTAGCGGATCATCCACCTGGCGCTGATCCAGGGTCTTGCCGTCCTTCACATGGGAGAACAGGCCCGCGCGAACGCGGACTTCTTCCGAGGCCGGCAGGCCGATGATGGAATAGCGACCCCAGCGCTCGCCGCCCTGCACGGACTCCAGCAGGAAAGTACCGTCAGCCAGCGCTTGTTCACCATGGGCATGGCAAAGCTTCAGGTAAGCCGACAGCGGCGTGTCGAGATCAGCCAGGATCTCGCGCGCAACATGGCGATGGGTAAAGGACGAGTTTTCAGGTGACGCTGACGACATGGGGCTCTCGCTGGAAACTGGTGGATCGAACACGCAACAAGGGCGACACACCCATCGGGTGTATCAGCAGGAAATCACCATCGCCAGGAAAGGCGGTCCTTGTCGTCTTGTTGACCCATGGGCATGTTCATCAGTCGTGTCGTCTAGCTCGGAAAGAATGGAGCTGAGGTCCGATTAAACCCGGCCCCTGCTTTGGCTGTCAACCAGCCGCAGCAATCTCCTCGCGCATCTTCTTGATGGTCGCGGCGTAATCGTCTGCGCCGAAGATGGCCGAGCCGGCCACAAAGGTATCCGCGCCGGCGGCCGCGATCTCGCGGATGTTGTCCACTTTCACGCCGCCATCGATTTCCAGGCGAATGCTGTGGCCGGTCGCCTTTTCATGCTGGTCGATCAGCTGCCGCGCGGTCTTCAGCTTGTGAAGCGCTTCCGGGATGAACTTCTGGCCGCCGAAACCGGGGTTCACCGACATGATCAGCACCATGTCGACCTTGTCCATGACGTGGTGCAGGTGCGACAGCGGCGTGGCCGGGTTGAACACCAGGCCCGCCTTGCAGCCGGATTCCTTGATCAGGCCCAGGGTGCGGTCGATGTGCTCGGAGGCTTCCGGGTGGAAGGTGATGTAGCTGGCGCCCGCCTTGGCGAAATCCGGGATGATGCGATCCACCGGCTTGACCATCAGGTGCACGTCGATCGGTGCCGTCACGCCATGCTTGCGCAGCGCTTCGCAGACCAGCGGGCCGATGGTGAGGTTCGGGACGTAGTGGTTGTCCATCACGTCGAAATGCACGATGTCCGCGCCCGCGGCGAGCACCGCATCCACTTCCTCGCCCAGGCGGGCAAAGTCGGCACTGAGAATGCTGGGGGCGATAAGCGGCGGCTGCATGCGGTCTCTCCGAATCGGGTGTCTTGAGGCCGCTACTTTACCCGATTCGGCAGGCGCTCGTCAGCGCCTGCTCTCATATCCCGACCCCAACGAAAAACGCCCCGGAACCTCAAGGAACCCGGGGCGCGTCGCTGTCCGGGAATTCTCAGAATTCGCGGCGCATCAGCTTGTCCAGCGAAATGGCCCTGGCGCCATGCACGGCGAAATACAGCATGATCGCCGTCCAGAGGATGGACTTTTCCGCGCCGGAAAACCCCTCGGCCTGCAGGAACCAGTGGTACCAGATCGTCACGGCCAGCACGATGCTCGCGCCCAGCGCCGCCGGACGGGTGAACAGCCCCAGCGCAACCAGGATGCCGCCAAAGAACTCGATCACGGCCAGCCCCACCGCCCAGAATTCGCCAGGCCAGAAACCCATGCCTTCCAGCCAGCCGGCCCGGGACAGCGGGTCCTGGATCTTCGGCCAGCCATGCGTCACCAGCGCCAGGCCCGAGGTAATGCGCAGCAGCGCCTCGACCGGATCACCCAGCTTGCGATACAGGCCGCCCAGCTTCGGAAAAATCAAACGCGATGTGTCCATGTACGTTCACCCCTTTGTTATTGAATCCCGTCCAAAGAATAACCGAGGTCGAAATCCGTTTGTCTTCAGGTTGATCCAAGACCTCTCGAAGCTGTTTTCACTTCCCTTTCTGTGCTTCCAGGGTTTTTCGCATTTTGTCGATGGAGATGTTTTCCAGAGCAGGCACATGACCATCGTAAATACCGGACGTGGTGGAGTACCTGTCCCCTTCAAGGACGAAAACCTGTTTGCCGACCAGCGACCGACGGTTGCCACCAGGGTAGAAACTCTCGCTGGAAAATTCATCACCCTCTTTGTACCGCGCGGGTTCCTGCTGCTTGAGGATGTCCGTGATTATGGCGATGTTGCGTCCGTCCTCGCCCGCTTCATAGGTCAGGATCAGGATGAGTTCCGCATCTTCTAGTCGTGCATCGAGCGGCCATTCCCAGACGTCCATGGATGACAATTGCGATTGGGCCTCATCCTCATCAAGCTTTTTCGAATCGCACGGTTGCTTGCCGCTTTCCTGCTCGATCGCCGTATCGTTGCCGGACGCCATCAGACTCCAGACTGCTGACATACCGAAACTGGCGAAATAGAAAATGATGATGAAGCTGATACCGAAGCCTGCGCCGAAGGCGAGACCGTCCTTGAACTTGCTGAACACGATTGATGCCCCTTGCTTCATTTATTGAACATAAACCCCTGCCTCACTCTAGCAACTTTCATGGGGTTTTCAGCCCTTTTTGCGGTGGCGATTGGAGACCTTGTTTTTTCTGCCATAAAAACAATAGGTTGGAACGCTCCAGGCCAGGTGACCATTCTGGCTATACTCCGCGTATGGGCAATTCCAAAGACTTCCTGGATTACCTCGACGAGCTGATGGCGGGCATTCCCGGCCTCAGGAAACGGGCGATGTTCGGCGGGCACGGCATTTACAGCGACGACCGGATGTTCGCGCTGGTCGCGGACGACACGCTTTACATAAAAGTGGATGACAACAACCGCGCCGCCTTCGAAGCAGAGGGCTCCGGGCCCTTCGTGGTGGAGATGAAGGGCAAGCGCGGGGAAATGTCGTATTTCAACGTGCCGGAAGCGGCGCTGGAAGATCCCGAGGCGATGCGCAGCTGGTGCCGCCTCGGGATCGATGCTGCACTGCGGGCGGCTGCAAAGAAAAAACCCCGGGAGAAAACCAGCGGGAAACCAGAAAAGAAACGCTGACCTGGGTCAGCGCCTGTCGTCCCGGTACCCGGCGGGAGCGCGTGGCCTTAGAGCTTGCGGGTGAGGCGGGTGACACCCAGCACCACCAGCACGAAGCCGGCGGAGAGAATGGTGATCACCAGCACTTCGCGGGAATCAAGCTCGCTGTTGTAGATCGATACGGCAGCGATACCCATCAGGACGATGCCAACGACCAGGATCAGCTGGCCAATCCAGCGTTTCGGATCCCTTGCCATGTCATTTACTCCTGTCAGCCGGAGTTGCCCATGTCCGGGGCTTCGTTCTTTTTCGACGCCTTCTTGCGCCTGCGAGCATCGACCGCCGCACCGACAAGAATGCCGAGCGCAATACCAAGGCCGACGTTACCGAAAATCGTGCCGAAAATGATGCCCAGCATCAGGCCCATGCCGATGCTAGAGCCTGCCGGCATTTTCGATGGCTTGTCGTTATTGTCGCCTTCCGGCTTCCCTGATGCATTCGAATCGGTCATGGCCTTCCCCCGTGTTTTGATAGGAAAATGAACAACGCTCCCCTCGAGCGAGGTCCAGCCTAGCCCGATGGGTGCCGCCTGGAAAGCCATCACAGCATCAAAGCCATCCGAAACCTGTCGCGACGAGATAGGCGCCCGCGATCAATCCCAGCACGCTGCCGAAGAGATACCAGGCATCGCGATTGAAGATCTTCAGGATGCGGTTGATTGCCGACTCCGACAGGAACAGGTAGCTCGCGCCCTCGATCGCCATCGCCCAGCCCATGAACGACACGATGCCCGCTGCCAGTGATCCCCAGAGATTGTGCTGTAGGACAATGAACAGCCCCGCCGTCATCTCGATCAAGGCCAGCATGAAGCGCAGCAGGTTGTTCGAGGCGAATTCCTTCGCGATCACGCCCTTCCAGTAATCCTTGCGCACCAGCATCGCCACGCCGACCACCAGCAACACGATGCCGATGACCTTCGACAACAACACGGTACTTCCCATCAATCCACCCATGGCACACCTCCAGTAAATCAAGCCTTACCAGAACCTTAGCCCATGATCACCGTGCCTGCCGTCACGCCCCGGCCTCGTTTTCATCCCGCATCAGCCAGACGTAAGCAGCCGGCGAGAAGACCAGCGACATCAAGGAGGCGAAGGCCAGTCCGAACATCATCACGGTGGCCAGTGGCGACCACAACGGCCCACCGAAGAGATACAGCGGCACGAGGCCGATCACGGTAGTTGCCGAGGTCAGCAGGATCGGCCGCACGCGCTTGCGCGAGCCCTCGATCACGGCCTGGACCAGTGGCTTGTCCTGGCGTTCCACATCGATCTGGTCGATCAGCACGATGGCGTTGTTGATGATGATGCCGGACAGCGCGATGAAGCCCAGCAAGCCGAAGAAACTCATCGGCTCGCCAAGCAGCAAGAGGCCGATCGGAACGCCGAAGATCACCAGCGGAATGCACATGAAGACCAGCGCGGTACGCCGGAAGGAATTGAACTGGATGATGATCACCACGACCATCAACACCAGCCCGATCGGCACACCGCGACCAAGGTCGCTGAAAATTTCCTTCTGGTCGGCCAGCTCGCCTCCGATGGTGATGGTCGCGCCGCCGGTATCCAGCGCATCGAGTTCCGGCTGGATTTCCGCCAGCAACTGGT
This genomic stretch from Gammaproteobacteria bacterium harbors:
- a CDS encoding anthranilate synthase component I (with component II, the glutamine amidotransferase, catalyzes the formation of anthranilate from chorismate and glutamine), whose protein sequence is MSSASPENSSFTHRHVAREILADLDTPLSAYLKLCHAHGEQALADGTFLLESVQGGERWGRYSIIGLPASEEVRVRAGLFSHVKDGKTLDQRQVDDPLAAIREFASRYRVRPDARLPRFAGGLVGYFGAETIRYTEARLAANPRPTEEQDDIRLLVACDLVIFDNLRG
- a CDS encoding DoxX family protein, whose amino-acid sequence is MDTSRLIFPKLGGLYRKLGDPVEALLRITSGLALVTHGWPKIQDPLSRAGWLEGMGFWPGEFWAVGLAVIEFFGGILVALGLFTRPAALGASIVLAVTIWYHWFLQAEGFSGAEKSILWTAIMLYFAVHGARAISLDKLMRREF
- a CDS encoding TfoX/Sxy family protein — translated: MGNSKDFLDYLDELMAGIPGLRKRAMFGGHGIYSDDRMFALVADDTLYIKVDDNNRAAFEAEGSGPFVVEMKGKRGEMSYFNVPEAALEDPEAMRSWCRLGIDAALRAAAKKKPREKTSGKPEKKR
- the rpe gene encoding ribulose-phosphate 3-epimerase, whose amino-acid sequence is MQPPLIAPSILSADFARLGEEVDAVLAAGADIVHFDVMDNHYVPNLTIGPLVCEALRKHGVTAPIDVHLMVKPVDRIIPDFAKAGASYITFHPEASEHIDRTLGLIKESGCKAGLVFNPATPLSHLHHVMDKVDMVLIMSVNPGFGGQKFIPEALHKLKTARQLIDQHEKATGHSIRLEIDGGVKVDNIREIAAAGADTFVAGSAIFGADDYAATIKKMREEIAAAG